One window of Papaver somniferum cultivar HN1 chromosome 9, ASM357369v1, whole genome shotgun sequence genomic DNA carries:
- the LOC113311958 gene encoding uncharacterized protein LOC113311958 gives MVHIPLGLRLQGNSELTISSLVRSWIQCDDNNYSFSLGASICWAIWKARNKKVFENKNINVQGILKIAFYWFNLYFNPHDDSESGFLPQHRTQDPSPPATWSAPSTPFIKINVDASWKNGVYACAAIARDHMNVCRGAGTRIGMCEVPVFAEADGFLLAAELTIWLNLQEIIIEGDSQIVVKSLTDANYRVPWRIWKLKDDTKLLLAGIKSSTVKYIPEKANSAAHSLADYAYLNKVQAMWTSSNLPSDIASLWIEAT, from the coding sequence ATGGTTCACATCCCCCTGGGTTTGAGATTACAAGGCAACTCCGAACTTACTATATCGTCTCTGGTACGCTCTTGGATCCAATGTGATGATAACAACTATTCCTTCTCGCTTGGTGCGTCTATCTGTTGGGCAATTTGGAAAGCTAGGAacaaaaaagtatttgaaaacaaGAACATCAACGTACAAGGAATACTCAAGATTGCATTCTACTGGTTCAATCTTTATTTCAACCCCCATGATGACAGTGAATCTGGATTTCTACCTCAGCATCGAACACAAGACCCAAGCCCCCCTGCAACTTGGTCTGCTCCTTCCACTCCCTTCATAAAAATAAATGTAGATGCCTCCTGGAAGAATGGTGTGTATGCCTGCGCTGCAATTGCAAGAGATCACATGAATGTTTGTCGAGGAGCTGGAACTAGAATTGGTATGTGTGAAGTACCAGTTTTTGCTGAGGCGGATGGATTCCTTCTTGCAGCTGAATTGACTATATGGCTAAATCTGCAAGAAATTATCATTGAAGGAGACTCTCAGATCGTGGTGAAGAGTCTAACGGATGCAAACTACCGAGTGCCTTGGAGGATATGGAAACTCAAGGATGACACCAAGCTCCTTCTTGCAGGCATCAAATCAAGCACTGTCAAGTACATCCCTGAAAAGGCCAACTCTGCCGCTCATTCTCTGGCAGATTATGCCTACTTAAACAAAGTCCAAGCTATGTGGACAAGTTCGAACCTCCCGTCTGATATCGCTTCTCTTTGGATTGAAGCAACTTAG